A genome region from Streptomyces antimycoticus includes the following:
- a CDS encoding 3-isopropylmalate dehydrogenase: protein MSRSIRLAVIPGDGIGQEVVAQGLKVLSAALPQDVKLETQSYDLGAQHWHATGETLPDADLESLKNHDAILLGAIGDPSVPSGVLERGLLLKLRFAFDHYVNLRPSKLFPNTPTPLAGRPDIDFVVVREGTEGPYVGNGGSLRTDTPAEVATEVSLNTAYGVERVVRDAYQRADARPRKKLTLVHKNNVLVHAGHLWKNIFDRVGQEYPEVTTDYLHVDAATIFFVTQPERFDVIVTDNLFGDILTDLAAAVTGGIGLAASGNINPSGAFPSMFEPVHGSAPDIAGTGKADPTATVLSVALLLSHLGYGDEAARIEAAVAEDLAGRDAAAPRTTDEIGDALAARVSG from the coding sequence ATGTCTCGCAGCATTCGCCTCGCAGTGATCCCCGGTGACGGTATCGGCCAGGAAGTCGTGGCCCAGGGCCTGAAGGTGCTCTCCGCCGCCCTTCCGCAGGACGTCAAGCTGGAGACCCAGAGTTACGACCTCGGCGCCCAGCACTGGCACGCCACCGGCGAGACCCTGCCGGACGCGGACCTGGAGTCGCTGAAGAACCACGACGCGATCCTGCTCGGCGCCATCGGCGACCCGTCGGTGCCCTCGGGCGTGCTCGAGCGCGGGCTGCTGCTCAAGCTGCGCTTCGCCTTCGACCACTACGTCAACCTGCGTCCGTCGAAGCTCTTCCCGAACACCCCGACCCCGCTGGCCGGCCGCCCCGACATCGACTTCGTGGTCGTCCGCGAGGGCACCGAGGGCCCGTACGTGGGCAACGGCGGCTCGCTGCGCACCGACACCCCGGCCGAGGTCGCCACCGAGGTCAGCCTCAACACCGCCTACGGTGTCGAGCGCGTGGTCCGGGACGCCTACCAGCGCGCCGATGCCCGGCCGCGCAAGAAGCTGACCCTCGTGCACAAGAACAACGTCCTGGTGCACGCCGGCCACCTGTGGAAGAACATCTTCGACCGGGTCGGCCAGGAGTACCCCGAGGTCACCACCGACTATCTGCACGTCGACGCCGCGACGATCTTCTTCGTCACCCAGCCGGAGCGGTTCGACGTGATCGTCACCGACAACCTTTTCGGTGACATCCTCACCGACCTCGCCGCCGCCGTCACCGGCGGCATCGGGCTCGCCGCGAGCGGCAACATCAACCCCTCCGGCGCCTTCCCGTCGATGTTCGAGCCGGTCCACGGCTCCGCGCCGGATATCGCGGGCACCGGCAAGGCCGACCCGACGGCGACCGTCCTGTCGGTGGCCCTGCTCCTGTCGCACCTCGGCTACGGGGACGAGGCGGCCCGTATCGAGGCCGCCGTCGCCGAGGACCTCGCCGGGCGGGACGCGGCCGCGCCGCGCACCACCGACGAGATCGGCGACGCGCTCGCCGCCCGAGTATCCGGCTGA
- a CDS encoding TetR/AcrR family transcriptional regulator — protein MGHREDLLAGAKRCIEEKGWSRTTARDIVAASGANLASIGYHYGSKDALMREALFAAMGDWADDVQRSLEADDPAGGDQDTALRERFETRWTRVLELFGKHQAMWQSQLEAILQVRHDPELRAAFGRAQPEGRQGLVGLIHGIDERDVDEETSRVMGSFYMTLVSGMIVQMAIDPELMPSAHDLVEAMRRIVGDAPAAPDALPAPDAPASPAG, from the coding sequence ATGGGACATCGAGAGGATCTGCTCGCCGGGGCCAAGCGCTGCATCGAGGAGAAGGGCTGGTCCCGTACGACGGCGCGGGACATCGTGGCCGCCTCGGGCGCCAACCTGGCCTCCATCGGCTACCACTACGGCTCGAAGGACGCCCTGATGCGGGAGGCGCTCTTCGCGGCGATGGGCGACTGGGCCGATGACGTCCAGCGGTCCCTGGAGGCGGACGACCCCGCGGGCGGCGATCAGGACACCGCGCTGCGGGAGCGGTTCGAGACCCGCTGGACCCGAGTGCTCGAGCTGTTCGGCAAGCACCAGGCGATGTGGCAGTCCCAGTTGGAGGCCATCCTCCAGGTTCGGCACGACCCCGAGCTGCGCGCGGCCTTCGGCCGGGCCCAACCGGAGGGACGCCAGGGGCTGGTGGGGCTGATCCACGGCATCGACGAGCGGGATGTCGACGAGGAGACCTCGCGGGTCATGGGCTCGTTCTATATGACGCTGGTGAGCGGCATGATCGTCCAGATGGCCATCGACCCCGAGCTCATGCCCAGCGCCCATGACCTCGTCGAGGCGATGCGGCGGATCGTCGGCGACGCCCCCGCGGCCCCCGACGCACTCCCGGCGCCCGACGCCCCCGCGTCGCCCGCGGGCTGA
- a CDS encoding branched-chain amino acid aminotransferase, with amino-acid sequence MTTPTIELKPSSHPLPAAEREKILANPGFGRHFTDHMVTIKWTEGRGWHEAQLVPYAPLSIDPANMTLHYAQTIFEGLKAYRRPDGSVATFRPEQNAERFQSSARRIAMPELPVQTFIEACDALVTQDKEWVPGHGEQSLYLRPFMFATEVGLGVRPSNEYLFVVIASPAGAYFPGGVQPVSVWLSEEYVRAAPGGTGAAKAGGNYAASLVAQAQAAEQGCDQVVWLDAIERRWIEEMGGMNLYFVYGNRIVTPELSGSLLPGITRASLLRIAADLGYDVTEGRISVDDWRQGNADGTLTEVFACGTAAVITPVGSVKSARANWTVADGEPGEVTMRLRKALLDIQTGVAPDPHGWMHPLG; translated from the coding sequence ATGACGACGCCCACGATCGAGCTCAAGCCCTCGTCCCACCCCCTCCCCGCCGCCGAGCGGGAGAAGATCCTGGCCAACCCCGGATTCGGCCGCCACTTCACCGATCACATGGTCACCATCAAGTGGACCGAGGGCCGTGGCTGGCACGAGGCCCAGCTCGTGCCGTACGCCCCGCTCTCGATCGATCCGGCGAACATGACGCTGCACTACGCCCAGACCATCTTCGAGGGGCTCAAGGCGTACCGCCGCCCCGACGGGTCCGTGGCGACGTTCCGTCCCGAGCAGAACGCCGAGCGGTTCCAGTCGTCCGCGCGCCGTATCGCCATGCCCGAGCTTCCCGTCCAGACCTTCATCGAGGCCTGTGACGCGCTGGTCACCCAGGACAAGGAGTGGGTGCCGGGCCACGGAGAGCAGTCCCTCTACCTGCGGCCCTTCATGTTCGCCACCGAGGTCGGGCTGGGTGTCCGGCCCTCGAACGAGTACCTCTTCGTGGTGATCGCCTCCCCGGCCGGTGCCTACTTCCCCGGCGGGGTGCAGCCGGTCTCGGTCTGGCTCTCGGAGGAGTACGTCCGCGCCGCGCCCGGCGGCACCGGCGCGGCCAAGGCGGGCGGCAACTACGCGGCCTCCCTGGTCGCCCAGGCCCAGGCCGCCGAGCAGGGCTGTGACCAGGTGGTCTGGCTGGACGCGATCGAGCGCCGCTGGATCGAGGAGATGGGCGGGATGAACCTGTACTTCGTGTACGGGAACCGCATCGTGACCCCCGAGCTGTCCGGTTCGCTGCTGCCGGGGATCACCCGCGCCTCGCTGCTGCGGATCGCCGCCGACCTCGGCTACGACGTCACCGAGGGCCGGATCTCCGTGGACGACTGGCGCCAGGGCAACGCGGACGGGACCCTCACCGAGGTCTTCGCCTGCGGTACGGCGGCCGTGATCACCCCGGTCGGCTCGGTCAAGTCCGCCCGGGCGAACTGGACGGTGGCCGACGGTGAGCCGGGCGAGGTGACGATGCGGCTGCGCAAGGCGCTGCTGGACATCCAGACCGGCGTCGCCCCGGACCCGCATGGCTGGATGCACCCCCTGGGCTGA
- a CDS encoding glycoside hydrolase family 6 protein, protein MRITRALAAAGLAVAFLIGAAHTPRAVAGELPGATRFFNDPDSLVNKWVAAHPDDSRQPRIASRIASQPQALWFSRYSPGTVTADVRKVTSAASAKGETPVLVTYQIPNRDCGGASAGGAPDLASYDAWVRAFAAGLGSGPAIVILEPDSIALISCLSPSELSGRYASLGRAATAIHGANPNARVYFDAGHSAWNSAAVQASRLRSAGVLTSGDGIYSNVSNFRRTADEVAFTKSVLAQLGTSSGLTAVIDTSRNGNGPAPDNTWCDPHGRKVGENPTANTGDPAIDAYLWIKPPGELDGCAGAAGTFSPDYAYELAG, encoded by the coding sequence GTGCGCATCACCAGAGCGTTAGCGGCGGCCGGGCTCGCCGTCGCCTTCCTGATCGGCGCGGCCCACACACCGCGGGCCGTCGCGGGCGAACTGCCGGGCGCCACAAGGTTCTTCAACGACCCCGACTCGCTCGTCAACAAGTGGGTCGCCGCCCATCCGGACGACTCCCGCCAGCCGCGCATCGCCTCGCGGATCGCCAGTCAGCCGCAGGCCCTGTGGTTCTCCCGGTACTCCCCCGGCACCGTCACCGCGGACGTCCGCAAGGTCACCTCCGCCGCGTCCGCCAAGGGCGAGACCCCTGTCCTGGTGACGTATCAGATCCCCAACCGCGACTGCGGCGGGGCCTCGGCGGGCGGTGCGCCGGATCTCGCGAGCTATGACGCATGGGTGCGCGCCTTCGCCGCCGGGCTGGGCAGCGGGCCCGCGATCGTCATCCTCGAACCCGACTCGATCGCGCTCATCAGCTGCCTCTCCCCCTCCGAGCTGAGCGGCCGTTATGCCTCACTGGGCCGCGCGGCGACCGCCATCCACGGTGCGAACCCCAACGCCCGGGTGTACTTCGACGCCGGGCACTCGGCCTGGAACAGCGCCGCCGTCCAGGCGTCGCGGCTTCGCTCGGCCGGGGTGCTGACCAGCGGCGACGGCATCTACAGCAATGTCTCCAACTTCCGCCGCACCGCCGACGAGGTGGCCTTCACCAAGAGCGTGCTCGCCCAGCTCGGCACCTCCTCGGGGCTCACCGCCGTCATCGACACCAGCCGCAACGGCAACGGCCCCGCCCCCGACAACACCTGGTGCGACCCCCACGGCCGCAAGGTCGGCGAGAACCCGACGGCGAACACCGGCGATCCGGCCATCGACGCCTATCTATGGATCAAGCCGCCGGGCGAACTGGACGGCTGTGCGGGGGCGGCGGGCACCTTCTCGCCGGACTACGCATACGAGCTGGCGGGCTGA
- a CDS encoding proline dehydrogenase family protein, whose translation MLGPVLLAASRSAAIRRLVSAAPVTRPMVDRFIAGERLTESLGSVRSLTARGLDVTLDHLGEDVTDRVEALRSRDAYLALTEALAAEGLAGRAEMSVKLSAFGQALPGGHDLALANVTPVVEAAAAAGTTVTLDMEDHTTVDSTLAILGELRTRFPQTGAVVQSYLFRTEDDCRALAGEGSRVRLVKGAYNEPASVAYQDKREVDRSYVRCLKILMAGEGYPMIGSHDPRMVAIAQDLAHRLGRKLDEYEFQMLYGIRVAEQERLVAEGHRMRVYVPYGTDWYGYFMRRLAERPANLTFFLRSLVGRR comes from the coding sequence GTGCTGGGACCCGTGCTGCTCGCCGCTTCGCGCAGTGCCGCCATCCGCCGTCTCGTCTCGGCCGCGCCGGTCACCCGCCCGATGGTGGACCGTTTCATCGCCGGGGAGCGGCTTACCGAGTCCTTGGGTTCGGTGCGGTCGCTGACCGCCCGTGGCCTGGACGTCACCCTGGACCATCTGGGCGAGGACGTGACCGACCGGGTCGAAGCGCTGCGCAGCCGTGACGCCTATCTGGCGCTGACCGAGGCGCTGGCCGCCGAGGGGCTCGCCGGGCGCGCGGAGATGTCCGTGAAGCTCTCCGCCTTCGGACAGGCGCTGCCCGGAGGCCACGATCTGGCCCTGGCGAATGTGACCCCGGTCGTGGAGGCCGCCGCCGCGGCGGGCACGACGGTCACCCTCGACATGGAGGACCACACCACCGTGGACTCCACCCTCGCCATCCTCGGTGAGCTGCGCACCCGCTTCCCGCAGACCGGCGCGGTCGTCCAGTCCTATCTCTTCCGGACCGAGGACGACTGCCGGGCGCTGGCCGGGGAAGGCTCCCGGGTGCGGCTGGTGAAGGGCGCGTACAACGAGCCGGCGAGCGTCGCCTACCAGGACAAGCGCGAGGTGGACCGCTCCTATGTGCGCTGCCTGAAGATCCTCATGGCCGGTGAGGGCTATCCCATGATCGGCTCGCATGATCCGCGCATGGTGGCCATCGCCCAGGATCTGGCACACCGGCTCGGGCGCAAGCTGGACGAGTACGAATTCCAGATGCTGTACGGGATCCGCGTGGCCGAGCAGGAGCGGCTGGTAGCGGAAGGTCACCGTATGCGGGTTTACGTCCCGTATGGCACAGACTGGTATGGGTACTTCATGCGCCGCCTCGCGGAGCGCCCCGCCAACCTCACATTCTTCCTGCGCTCGCTGGTCGGCCGTCGCTGA
- a CDS encoding MFS transporter, producing MTSTSTSTSASISTGPRAGRTEWTAFVVLMLPLLLVSMDVSVLYFAVPAISRELHPSSTQQLWIFDIYAFALAGLLITMGALGDRFGRRKLLLFGAAAFGAASVAAAYAQSAEMLIAARAVLGIGGATLMPSTMALIRNLFLDEKQRATAIAIWSSAMAGGIALGSVLSGVMIEHFWWGSVFLINVPAMVLLLALVPLLVPEFKDPKPGAFDLPSVPLSLAAVLPVIYGLKKTAADNGVSPIPLLSIVAGLAIGAVFLRRQRTRRDAMISPELFHHRGFGPSIALNALATFAMMGSAYFTTQYLQSVLGKGPLEAALWSLAPSVCVGIAGPAAAAAVQRGAERAHVIGAGFLTGALGYGILALAGTDALWTVLIGAAVLASGIVMVMSLVTDMAIGTVPPKRAGSAAALLETGQEFGGAMGMAVLGSVGTAVYRSDVKDSLGGELPRGALDQVHETLGAAVAVAGKLKGRTGEQMLDAAREAFTHGMRIACGAGAVVLVAAAVLALVTLRRVEAAGPATGGTAKAGDVPSTGAGMPSTGADETADRGETVSEAAAGR from the coding sequence ATGACCTCGACCTCGACCTCGACCTCGGCCTCGATCTCCACCGGCCCGCGCGCCGGGCGCACGGAATGGACCGCCTTCGTGGTCCTGATGCTTCCGCTCCTCCTGGTCTCCATGGATGTGTCGGTGCTGTACTTCGCGGTGCCGGCCATCAGCCGGGAGCTGCACCCCAGTTCCACCCAGCAGCTGTGGATCTTCGACATCTACGCCTTCGCCCTCGCCGGGCTGCTCATCACCATGGGAGCGCTGGGCGACCGCTTCGGACGGCGGAAGCTGCTGCTGTTCGGGGCCGCGGCCTTCGGCGCCGCGTCCGTCGCGGCGGCGTACGCGCAGAGCGCCGAGATGCTCATCGCCGCACGGGCCGTGCTCGGGATCGGCGGCGCGACGCTGATGCCGTCGACGATGGCGCTGATCCGCAACCTCTTCCTCGACGAGAAGCAGCGGGCCACGGCGATCGCGATCTGGTCGTCGGCCATGGCGGGCGGCATCGCACTGGGCTCGGTGCTCAGCGGGGTGATGATCGAGCACTTCTGGTGGGGCTCGGTCTTCCTGATCAACGTCCCGGCGATGGTGCTGCTGCTGGCTCTGGTGCCGCTCCTGGTGCCGGAGTTCAAGGACCCGAAGCCCGGGGCCTTCGATCTGCCGAGCGTGCCGCTGTCGTTGGCCGCCGTGCTTCCGGTGATCTACGGACTGAAGAAGACGGCCGCCGACAACGGCGTCAGCCCGATCCCGCTGCTGTCCATCGTGGCCGGTCTCGCCATCGGCGCCGTCTTCCTACGGCGTCAGCGCACCCGCCGCGACGCGATGATCAGCCCGGAACTGTTCCACCACCGCGGCTTCGGCCCGTCGATCGCGCTCAACGCGCTGGCCACCTTCGCCATGATGGGCTCGGCCTACTTCACCACCCAGTATCTGCAGTCGGTGCTCGGCAAGGGCCCGCTGGAGGCGGCGCTGTGGAGCCTGGCCCCGTCCGTCTGCGTCGGCATCGCCGGACCGGCGGCGGCCGCGGCGGTCCAGCGCGGCGCCGAGCGGGCCCATGTGATCGGCGCCGGCTTCCTGACCGGGGCCCTCGGCTACGGGATTCTGGCCCTGGCCGGCACGGACGCGCTGTGGACGGTGCTGATCGGCGCCGCCGTCCTGGCCAGCGGGATCGTCATGGTGATGTCGCTGGTCACCGACATGGCGATCGGCACCGTCCCGCCGAAGCGGGCCGGTTCTGCGGCCGCGCTGCTGGAGACGGGCCAGGAGTTCGGCGGGGCGATGGGCATGGCGGTGCTCGGCAGCGTCGGCACCGCCGTCTACCGGAGCGACGTCAAGGACTCGCTGGGCGGTGAGCTGCCCAGGGGCGCGCTCGACCAGGTGCACGAGACGCTGGGCGCCGCCGTCGCGGTGGCGGGCAAGCTGAAGGGGCGGACCGGGGAGCAGATGCTGGACGCGGCACGCGAGGCGTTCACCCACGGGATGCGGATCGCGTGCGGGGCCGGGGCGGTGGTCCTGGTGGCGGCCGCGGTGCTGGCCCTGGTGACGCTGCGTCGGGTGGAGGCCGCGGGGCCCGCGACTGGGGGCACGGCCAAGGCCGGGGATGTGCCCTCGACCGGCGCGGGTATGCCCTCGACCGGCGCGGACGAGACGGCGGACCGCGGCGAGACGGTGAGCGAGGCGGCGGCGGGGCGCTGA
- a CDS encoding Uma2 family endonuclease produces the protein MTAEPLPAWAFPPPGGFTADDLDRMPELPPHTELIDGSLVFVSPQKYFHSLAMYLLEKGLRASVPESLRVCREMTIALDKRNRPEPDIAILRAEAVTTEAHETGFQAADAVLVVEVVSPESESRDRKRKPQLYAEAGIPHFWLVEHGEGRRPVVQVFELNTVTRTYVPTGIYHERIKLPVPFTIDIDLTEIDHL, from the coding sequence ATGACTGCTGAACCGCTTCCGGCCTGGGCTTTTCCGCCCCCGGGCGGATTCACTGCAGATGATCTTGACCGCATGCCGGAGCTCCCGCCGCACACTGAGCTGATCGACGGGAGCCTCGTCTTCGTGAGCCCGCAGAAGTATTTTCATTCGCTGGCCATGTACTTGCTGGAGAAGGGGCTCCGGGCCTCGGTGCCCGAGTCGCTCCGGGTCTGTCGCGAGATGACCATTGCCCTCGACAAGCGCAACCGCCCCGAGCCCGATATCGCGATCCTGCGCGCCGAGGCGGTGACCACCGAGGCGCATGAAACGGGCTTCCAGGCGGCCGACGCCGTGCTCGTGGTGGAGGTCGTCTCGCCGGAGTCGGAGTCACGTGACCGCAAGCGCAAGCCACAGCTCTACGCCGAGGCGGGAATTCCGCACTTCTGGCTGGTCGAGCACGGTGAGGGTCGCCGTCCGGTCGTCCAGGTTTTCGAGCTCAACACGGTGACGCGCACGTATGTGCCGACCGGCATTTACCACGAGCGGATCAAGCTTCCGGTCCCGTTCACCATCGACATCGATCTCACCGAGATCGACCACCTGTGA
- a CDS encoding purple acid phosphatase family protein, which produces MDTPRFGVPERLAQRMTMTEQHEYLRARLSRRRVLRGGAATAGTVAGAGLLGGAACAADTTPAPVASPKPVTATVDGARVAPFGRHLAFGADPRTQMRISWQVPFAVRKPHVRIGTSPLELTRTIEAEVRHLHTPSLSDKLPAVDQFYLHAAVDDLRPGTTYYYGVGHADRDPAEPRHFSSVGIFRTAPERPGKFVFTAFGDQGVSYDALANDQLILGQNPSFHLHAGDLCYADTTGHGKKTDLYDARVWDSFLAQTDSVAASVPWMVTTGNHDMEAWYSPDGYGGQLARWSLPDNGPDPRKAPGVYSFVYGNVGVVALDANDVSYEISPNKGYTDGAQTRWLDRRLRQLRKRPGIDFLVVFFHHCAYSTTSAHASDGGVRDTWVPLLEKHQVDLVINGHNHVYERTDAIRGGKVARRVPIEGSADAVRDGIVYVTAGGAGAKLYEFPVPDSYEGHIKDLDEVKTYHWTKDGEKNRDSADWSRVRYTGFSFLAVEVEPGPRPRLTVTALAESGERVDRFEVTRPRRQ; this is translated from the coding sequence ATGGACACACCACGGTTCGGCGTACCCGAGCGGCTCGCCCAGCGGATGACCATGACGGAGCAGCATGAGTATCTGCGGGCCCGGCTCTCCCGGCGCCGGGTGCTGCGCGGGGGCGCCGCCACGGCGGGGACGGTCGCGGGCGCGGGACTGCTGGGCGGGGCGGCTTGCGCCGCCGACACAACGCCTGCGCCCGTCGCGAGCCCGAAGCCGGTGACCGCCACGGTGGACGGCGCGCGGGTCGCCCCGTTCGGCCGCCATCTGGCCTTCGGCGCCGATCCGCGGACGCAGATGCGGATCTCCTGGCAGGTGCCGTTCGCCGTGCGCAAGCCGCACGTGCGGATCGGCACGAGCCCGCTCGAGCTCACGCGCACGATCGAGGCCGAGGTCCGCCATCTGCACACCCCGTCGCTGAGCGACAAGCTGCCCGCGGTCGACCAGTTCTATCTGCACGCCGCTGTGGACGATCTGCGCCCCGGGACCACCTATTACTACGGGGTCGGTCACGCGGACCGCGACCCGGCCGAGCCGCGGCACTTCTCGTCCGTGGGCATCTTCCGCACCGCGCCGGAGCGGCCGGGGAAGTTCGTCTTCACCGCCTTCGGCGACCAGGGGGTGAGCTATGACGCGCTCGCCAACGATCAACTCATCCTTGGCCAGAACCCGTCGTTCCATCTGCACGCCGGGGACCTGTGCTACGCGGACACCACCGGCCACGGGAAGAAGACCGACCTGTACGACGCCCGGGTCTGGGACTCCTTCCTCGCCCAGACCGACTCGGTCGCGGCGAGCGTGCCGTGGATGGTGACGACCGGCAACCACGACATGGAGGCGTGGTACTCCCCCGACGGCTACGGCGGCCAGCTGGCCCGCTGGTCCCTGCCGGACAACGGCCCGGACCCGCGCAAGGCGCCCGGCGTCTATTCGTTCGTCTACGGGAACGTGGGCGTGGTCGCCCTGGACGCCAATGACGTCTCGTACGAGATCAGCCCCAACAAGGGGTACACCGACGGTGCGCAGACCCGCTGGCTGGACCGGCGCCTGCGGCAGCTGCGCAAGCGGCCCGGCATCGACTTCCTGGTCGTCTTCTTCCACCACTGCGCCTACTCCACGACCAGCGCCCACGCCTCGGACGGCGGGGTGCGCGACACCTGGGTGCCGCTGCTCGAGAAGCACCAGGTGGACCTGGTCATCAACGGCCACAACCACGTCTACGAGCGGACCGACGCGATCCGGGGCGGCAAGGTCGCCCGCCGGGTCCCCATCGAGGGAAGCGCCGACGCGGTGCGCGACGGGATCGTCTATGTGACGGCGGGCGGGGCGGGCGCGAAGCTCTACGAGTTCCCGGTGCCCGACAGCTACGAGGGGCACATCAAGGACCTCGACGAGGTGAAGACCTACCACTGGACGAAGGACGGGGAGAAGAACCGGGACAGCGCCGACTGGTCCCGGGTCCGCTACACCGGCTTCTCCTTCCTCGCCGTGGAGGTGGAGCCGGGCCCCCGCCCCAGGCTCACGGTCACGGCCCTGGCGGAGTCGGGCGAGCGGGTGGACCGCTTCGAGGTCACCCGGCCCCGGCGTCAGTGA
- the pruA gene encoding L-glutamate gamma-semialdehyde dehydrogenase, with protein sequence MDAVTQVPVPVNEPVHTYAPGTPERARLETKLKELGENPIDLPMTIGGVKRMGAGTRFDVVQPHKHSARLGTYANATQADAQDAIDAALAAAPAWRALSFDDRAAVILKAADLLSGPWRETLAASTMLGQSKTAQQAEIDTPCELIDFWRFNVHFARQILAEQPVTNSPGVWNRSDHRPLEGFVYAITPFNFSAIAGNLPTAPALMGNVVVWKPSPTQTHAAVLLMEVLEEAGLPKGVINLVTGDGKDVSEVALAHPDLAGIHFTGSTKTFQYLWKTVGNNIEKYKTYPRLVGETGGKDFIVAHPSADPAVLKTAMTRGAFEFQGQKCSAASRAYVPRSLWENGLKEEFATEVNGLTMGDVTDLGNFMGAVIDERAFAKNKAAIDRAKSDPTVEVVAGGSYDDGEGWFVRPTVLASTDPENEIFKDEYFGPILGVFVYEDDQYDAMLQQMESAAPYGLTGAVIAQDRAAAAATCEALRFAAGNFYINDKPTGAVVGQQPFGGGRASGTNDKAGAKQNLMRWTSTRSIKETLVPPTDYRYPHMG encoded by the coding sequence ATGGACGCCGTCACCCAGGTCCCCGTGCCGGTGAACGAGCCGGTGCACACCTACGCGCCCGGCACCCCGGAGCGTGCCCGCCTCGAGACCAAGCTCAAGGAGCTCGGCGAGAACCCCATCGACCTGCCGATGACCATCGGCGGCGTGAAGCGGATGGGAGCGGGGACGCGCTTCGACGTCGTCCAGCCGCACAAGCACTCCGCCCGCCTGGGCACCTACGCCAACGCCACTCAAGCGGACGCGCAGGACGCGATCGACGCCGCCCTGGCCGCGGCCCCGGCGTGGCGCGCGCTCAGCTTCGACGACCGTGCCGCGGTCATCCTCAAGGCCGCCGATCTGCTCTCCGGCCCCTGGCGGGAGACGCTCGCGGCCTCCACCATGCTGGGCCAGTCGAAGACCGCGCAGCAGGCCGAGATCGACACTCCCTGTGAGCTGATCGACTTCTGGCGGTTCAACGTCCACTTCGCGCGCCAGATCCTGGCCGAGCAGCCGGTGACCAACTCGCCCGGGGTCTGGAACCGCAGCGACCACCGGCCGCTGGAGGGGTTCGTCTACGCGATCACCCCCTTCAACTTCTCCGCCATCGCGGGCAACCTGCCCACCGCCCCCGCCCTGATGGGCAATGTGGTGGTCTGGAAGCCGTCCCCGACCCAGACGCACGCCGCCGTGCTGCTGATGGAGGTTCTGGAGGAGGCCGGGCTGCCCAAGGGCGTGATCAACCTGGTCACCGGCGACGGCAAGGACGTCTCCGAGGTGGCCCTGGCCCACCCGGACCTCGCGGGCATCCACTTCACCGGTTCGACCAAGACCTTCCAGTACCTGTGGAAGACGGTCGGCAACAACATCGAGAAGTACAAGACGTATCCGCGGCTGGTCGGTGAGACCGGCGGCAAGGACTTCATCGTCGCCCACCCGTCGGCCGACCCGGCGGTGCTCAAGACGGCGATGACCCGTGGCGCCTTCGAGTTCCAGGGCCAGAAGTGCTCCGCGGCCTCCCGCGCCTATGTGCCGCGCTCCCTGTGGGAGAACGGCCTCAAGGAGGAGTTCGCCACCGAGGTCAACGGGCTGACCATGGGCGATGTCACCGACCTCGGCAACTTCATGGGCGCGGTCATCGACGAGCGCGCCTTCGCCAAGAACAAGGCCGCGATCGACCGGGCGAAGTCCGACCCGACGGTCGAGGTCGTCGCGGGCGGCAGCTACGACGACGGCGAGGGCTGGTTCGTCCGCCCGACCGTGCTCGCCTCCACCGACCCGGAGAACGAGATCTTCAAGGACGAGTACTTCGGCCCCATCCTCGGGGTGTTCGTCTACGAGGACGATCAGTACGACGCGATGCTTCAGCAGATGGAGTCGGCCGCCCCGTACGGGCTGACCGGCGCCGTCATCGCCCAGGACCGCGCGGCGGCCGCCGCCACCTGCGAGGCGCTGCGCTTCGCGGCCGGCAACTTCTACATCAACGACAAGCCGACCGGTGCCGTCGTCGGCCAGCAGCCCTTCGGCGGTGGCCGCGCGTCCGGCACCAACGACAAGGCGGGCGCCAAGCAGAACCTGATGCGCTGGACCTCCACCCGCTCCATCAAGGAGACCCTGGTCCCGCCGACCGACTACCGCTACCCGCACATGGGCTGA